A window from Candidatus Wallbacteria bacterium encodes these proteins:
- a CDS encoding peptidylprolyl isomerase, giving the protein MTRLIAMLMLLLTVCVFADGGTNCVGGVCQITPGSTKEAAATGEVKTTAEVASTGEVKAVTAETAVTAEAAASGTVKEPAESNQEAIANTGEVTMDIWGMIAKRSTSEAIATIDKGIAGDFKADRARTAISKDWPVVKISTDKGDIYAALYEDDAPNTVASFIYLIDHQFYNGLKFHRVVKNFVIQGGDPDGNGSGGPGYEFGLEISDKKHEEGVLSMARTSDPNSNGSQFFITHTVVPHLDGQYTAFGCVLLGQDVVNKIVQGDKMNKLEIIYKRAHDYIPKTVSGKLKY; this is encoded by the coding sequence ATGACTAGATTGATCGCAATGCTGATGCTGCTGCTGACTGTTTGCGTTTTCGCTGATGGAGGGACCAACTGCGTCGGCGGAGTTTGTCAGATCACGCCTGGGTCCACCAAGGAAGCGGCGGCAACGGGAGAAGTGAAGACCACTGCCGAAGTGGCTTCGACCGGGGAAGTGAAAGCTGTCACCGCTGAAACGGCTGTCACTGCTGAAGCCGCTGCATCCGGAACGGTGAAAGAACCTGCCGAATCCAATCAAGAAGCAATAGCGAATACCGGGGAGGTAACAATGGACATCTGGGGAATGATTGCCAAGAGGAGCACATCCGAAGCCATCGCCACGATCGATAAAGGCATTGCCGGCGATTTTAAGGCTGACCGCGCCAGAACAGCCATCAGCAAAGACTGGCCGGTAGTCAAGATCAGCACTGACAAGGGTGATATCTATGCCGCTCTGTATGAAGATGATGCACCGAACACTGTGGCTTCCTTTATCTACCTGATCGACCACCAGTTTTACAATGGTCTTAAATTCCACAGGGTAGTCAAGAATTTTGTGATCCAGGGCGGCGATCCTGATGGCAACGGCTCAGGCGGTCCTGGATATGAGTTCGGGCTTGAAATCTCAGACAAGAAGCATGAAGAAGGAGTACTCTCCATGGCCAGGACTAGCGACCCTAATTCCAACGGTTCACAGTTCTTCATTACCCATACTGTGGTTCCCCATCTTGATGGGCAGTATACAGCATTCGGTTGCGTGCTGCTGGGACAAGATGTGGTCAACAAAATCGTCCAGGGCGATAAGATGAATAAGCTGGAGATAATCTACAAGAGAGCACATGATTATATTCCAAAGACTGTCTCCGGAAAGTTAAAATATTAG
- a CDS encoding tetratricopeptide repeat protein, with translation MKKILLLAFFSAASFIQAVSVDSVEQVLSLLKLGNYQEAFEILTDRLYKSEADEYLYLQGALYEKQDDYLHAAELYQKITDKGGSDYREISLFRLIVCRDMKKQYSEAASLIREFLKTYPKSKYVGLLEKRLKEIV, from the coding sequence ATGAAGAAAATATTACTGCTTGCTTTTTTCAGCGCTGCCTCCTTTATCCAGGCTGTGTCTGTCGACTCAGTCGAACAGGTCCTCAGTCTGCTCAAACTCGGAAATTATCAGGAAGCCTTCGAAATCCTCACAGATCGGTTATACAAATCGGAAGCAGACGAATACCTCTATCTTCAGGGTGCCCTGTATGAAAAGCAGGATGATTATCTTCACGCAGCTGAACTTTATCAGAAGATTACGGATAAGGGAGGGAGTGATTACAGGGAGATTTCTCTGTTCCGTCTGATCGTCTGCCGCGACATGAAAAAACAGTATTCCGAAGCCGCATCATTAATCAGGGAATTCCTGAAAACATACCCGAAAAGTAAATACGTGGGCCTGTTGGAGAAAAGGCTGAAAGAGATTGTCTGA
- a CDS encoding YvcK family protein, whose amino-acid sequence MGKKLFEKFRFLLPDIELRRWLIILILSSALITVEIVFLGLQKLSLFFFLLFFTPACGLLGYSYYRVIRYIFELLRGFDSKEAAKFFPPRHFEIAPKIVVIGGGTGLSTLLRGIKRYSRFYDERNVTAVVTVMDDGGSSGRIRAELHILPPGDIRNCLVSLANEETLMAELFKYRFEGSGELSGHSFGNLFIAALTNVTGDFERAVEESSKILAIKGTILPAMSSSHTLMAELKNGSIAAGESEIGITQGKEIKRVFLDPPGTAVNHKVIQAISEADCIIFGPGSLFTSVIPNLLIPEIRAVLSESAALKIYICNIMTQPHETSGFTASDHIRTILEYLPKVKLDYCIINSQRGSEESLTRYALKESYPVVVDRDQLARLDTDIVLDELMEESDYLRHNFKKLARLIINLVVNRIYEGK is encoded by the coding sequence ATGGGTAAAAAACTGTTTGAAAAATTCCGGTTCCTGCTGCCGGACATTGAACTGCGCAGATGGCTGATTATCCTGATACTGTCTTCAGCCCTGATTACGGTGGAGATTGTTTTTCTTGGTCTGCAGAAACTCTCGCTGTTTTTTTTCCTGCTTTTCTTCACTCCTGCCTGTGGCCTGCTCGGTTATTCTTATTACAGGGTGATCCGGTATATTTTTGAGTTGCTGAGGGGATTCGACAGCAAAGAGGCTGCCAAATTCTTTCCACCCAGACATTTCGAAATCGCTCCCAAAATAGTGGTAATCGGCGGCGGAACGGGATTGTCGACCCTTCTGCGTGGAATCAAACGCTATTCCAGATTCTACGATGAGCGGAATGTAACCGCTGTAGTGACCGTGATGGATGATGGAGGGAGTTCAGGCCGCATCAGGGCGGAACTGCATATCCTGCCTCCAGGCGACATCAGAAACTGTCTTGTAAGCCTGGCCAACGAGGAAACCCTGATGGCTGAACTTTTCAAATACAGATTCGAGGGCAGCGGAGAACTTTCAGGGCATAGTTTCGGAAATCTCTTCATTGCCGCGCTGACGAATGTCACCGGAGATTTCGAACGGGCAGTGGAGGAATCCAGCAAAATCCTGGCGATCAAAGGTACAATACTGCCTGCGATGAGTTCATCGCACACACTGATGGCAGAATTGAAAAACGGCAGCATCGCTGCAGGGGAATCCGAAATCGGCATCACCCAGGGCAAGGAGATCAAGCGGGTCTTTCTGGATCCCCCTGGAACAGCCGTCAATCATAAAGTGATCCAGGCCATCAGTGAGGCTGACTGCATCATATTCGGACCCGGCAGCCTGTTCACCAGCGTGATCCCGAATCTGCTGATACCGGAAATCCGGGCTGTGCTGTCTGAAAGCGCGGCCCTCAAGATTTACATCTGCAACATCATGACTCAGCCACATGAGACGAGCGGTTTCACGGCTTCCGATCACATCAGGACTATTCTGGAGTATCTGCCTAAAGTGAAGCTGGATTATTGCATCATCAATTCCCAGCGGGGATCCGAAGAATCGCTCACCAGATATGCTCTCAAGGAGTCGTATCCGGTTGTGGTCGACAGGGACCAGCTGGCGAGGCTCGACACCGACATTGTCCTGGACGAATTGATGGAGGAGTCGGATTATTTAAGGCATAATTTCAAGAAGCTGGCCCGGCTGATTATCAACCTGGTGGTTAACAGGATCTATGAAGGAAAATAG
- a CDS encoding glycosyltransferase family 2 protein has translation MARLYFYSGGIFLISIVVCVFNEGETTTLFVREAARFKSEIGEIILVDDGSPGELPDMQALASETGLKIKVLTLQNNVGKDRATLIGLSHAECEFTALMDIDQQFSFEDMLCLKNSLTETGDDIVHVLKEEYFSIWNLLFRLFSFLTRVKGYEKNISDFAVARSGILKQSLERYNLSPIFSLKGALPGISSRSRSVRVKIRERISGNSKMDFTRLLDVFTATYLLAFPNIVRLSFVWAFAFFIFAVGYSLWICYQKIFLNSTPPGYPSEIIIEMIGFSFVFFFIGILSEYLNALVKQLIVKKPHALVRKLQEFLPGSSSGEGNG, from the coding sequence ATGGCGCGTCTCTACTTTTATTCCGGAGGGATTTTTTTGATATCCATAGTGGTTTGCGTTTTCAATGAAGGCGAGACGACCACTCTTTTCGTCAGGGAAGCAGCCAGATTCAAGAGTGAGATTGGAGAAATCATCCTGGTGGACGATGGTTCGCCAGGGGAACTGCCTGATATGCAGGCTCTTGCATCCGAAACAGGTCTTAAAATCAAGGTGCTCACTCTCCAGAACAATGTGGGCAAAGACAGGGCTACACTGATTGGTCTTTCGCATGCCGAATGTGAGTTCACCGCCCTGATGGACATTGATCAGCAGTTTTCTTTTGAAGACATGCTGTGCTTGAAAAATTCTCTCACCGAAACAGGGGATGACATAGTACATGTCCTGAAAGAAGAATATTTCTCGATCTGGAACCTGCTCTTCAGACTGTTCTCTTTTCTTACCAGGGTAAAGGGTTATGAGAAGAACATCAGCGATTTTGCGGTTGCGCGGTCCGGGATCCTCAAGCAGTCCCTTGAGCGCTATAACTTAAGCCCGATTTTTTCCCTCAAGGGAGCGTTACCCGGGATCTCGTCCAGGTCAAGATCCGTGAGAGTGAAGATCAGAGAGCGGATTTCAGGCAACAGTAAAATGGATTTTACCAGGCTGCTGGATGTTTTTACAGCAACCTATCTGCTGGCTTTTCCAAACATAGTGCGTCTTTCTTTTGTCTGGGCCTTTGCTTTTTTCATTTTCGCGGTCGGATATTCCCTGTGGATCTGTTATCAAAAAATATTTCTGAACAGCACTCCGCCGGGATATCCCTCAGAGATCATCATAGAAATGATCGGATTTTCATTTGTTTTTTTCTTCATCGGAATTCTCTCCGAGTACTTGAACGCGCTGGTGAAACAGTTGATTGTCAAGAAACCGCATGCCCTGGTAAGAAAGCTTCAGGAATTTCTGCCTGGTTCTTCCTCTGGAGAAGGCAATGGGTAA